TTTCCATGTGGTACCGTTAAACAGCACTGCAGCTTATTTATAAAAAATATTCTTGGGATGCGGACGTGGCTGGcaaagccagtatttattgcccatttctaatggCCCTCTCCCCGTGCCTTGTCGACTGACTATGTTAACTAGAAGAGGGCACGCGATCTGTGTTCACAGATCCGATTCTGTGGAATGCCAATTCGATTCCAGAAGGTTCCATCGATCTGAGGAGCTGTTTCGGGGCTTCCAAAATGTACTTGATTAGGGTTCTCCTGTCACCATGTTTCCGATTATTGGCTGCGGCTAACAACACAGCTGCGATTATCAACAATAGGGTTTCAATCAGTTTGCCAAAGCATCCGACAATCAACTGACTGTCCAATATCAAACCTGCGGATTAACCAATGTGAGTAATTTACATCAGATACTTCGAGACTAAAGGGTGTTTGTTGCAAAGGATATGTTTATTCCAGTTATGAAAAGAATTACAATATTAGTAGAAATTATTCTAAAATGCACAGCTGATACATAATACATAGAAAAAAAGACGTTGACAAATGAACTGCTCAGTTTCAACATGTTGCTGAAGTTATCAAGCTTTAGTTGCCTTGGGATCAATGTAGCGTCTGTGCATCCGAGCACACAAATGAAAAGCAGGTGCAGGCCGCTCGATGTTGTTCCGCCATTAATGAAGACCATGACTGATCGGATGGTGGTCTTAACTCCACAATCCGCCCACCCCACAACGTTTGACTCCCTTCTGAGTCAAAAAAACTATTTACCGCGGGGGTAaaaatactcaatgccccagccaagccccgaaaggcatgcttgttaggtgaattggacattctgaattctccctcagtgtagccgaacagccgcctgagtgtggcgacgaagggattttcacagtaacttaattgcagcattAATTAAtgcaagcctccttgtgacaataataaagattaccatGATACTATAGTCGCTGCCCAAGACAACAAACCACCTGCCAACTCCTGCACATTCCAGATGAGCAAATCAATTATCTGGCACATTGCATAGACAGTTGAAATATAAACTGATGGATTAAAGGAATGGGCAACAAAATGACATGTGGAGCATAATGTGGGGAAGCGTGAAGTTAATCTTTTGGTAagaagttcaaagacgtgcaggttaggtggattggccatgctaaaattacccttagtgtctaaaacggttaggaggagttattgagtTACGAGATAGGGTggtagtgaggccttaagtgggttggtgcagactcgatgggccgaatggcctccttctgcactgtatgttccatgttctatgaatgGAAAAGCAGAAATATTATCACGAAGTGTGAAACTTGTCAATGTTGATGTTCAGGATACACTCATGAAAGGAACACAAAAAGTGAGCGTGCAGATATTGCAAGCAATCAGTAAGATACATTTAATGCtgtcctttattgcaaggggattggcatgaaagaatttttaaaaaacaatcttgCTACAGTTGCTCCAGAACTTTGGTAATATCAggcctgaaatattgtgtgcagttttggcctccatatTTAAGGAGGGCTAGACTTGCATTAGAGGCAGTATAGCGAGAGTCCACTAGATTGCCCAAACCGGGGATTGGGCCCGGGGATGTCCTGCCCTTTTAGGTGGGGTGTGAGTGGTTCGATGACCCCTGACTTGGGGAGTAGAGGTGGTTCAGGGCGTGGTGTTGGGGGTctcgagatcagggcgccatttgaaatggagggtgacatggtggcacagcaccagggacctggttcaattccggccttaggtaactgtgtggggtttgtacgtcctccccgtgtctgcgtgggtttcctctgcgtgctcctgtctcttcccacaatccaaagatgtgcagtttaggtgaattgctccatagtgtccaaaggttagctgaTTTACAGGAATggtgtgggggaatgggcctaggtgggttgctcttttgaagggtcagactcgatgggccaaaaggtctccGTCTGCATGTAAGGATTcccaaattctatgattaatccttAGTATGATAGATGCCTAATGATGAGATGCTCAGTAAATTGAGCTTACATTTTctgtagtttagaaggatgagaaatgGGCCAGGTATATCTCCTTCTAGTCAATGCATTCAGTGAAATTCTGGGGAAATGTATCTTGTTCGCTCTTCAAAGATAAAACATCTGAATGTTTATGGTAATTGCTTGGAGTCTGTATGCCATCATTTTCATTGAATGAGCATTGCTAGCTAGCAGTGAGATATTTATCCTTCGGAAGGGGGGATTTACCGATATTGGAAACAATTCAGAGCAAGTTAACCATGTTAAATGCAAGGCGGGTTctgttatgacgagaggttgaacaAGTTAGACTCAATCGCGTTGCGAAGAATCAGAGCTGATCTTGTTGAAGCCTGCACGATTCTGGGGGTAGGGAggaggggagatgaggaggggccttgtcagggtagatgctgagcAAATGTTTTTctttgtgaggagaatgcagaataTTCTCAGAGGTTCATTAGACCTTGAAACTATCTTGCATAGAGAGCACTagaagtgctaaccacggtgctaccgtgccgcccattgtgctaccaggccgcccattgtgctaccgtgccgcccattgttctACCAggccgcccattgtgctaccgtgccgcccattgtgctaccaggccgcccattgtgctaccgtgccgcccattgtgctaccaggccgcccattgtgctaccgtgccgcccattgtgctaccaggcccccattgtgctaccgtgccgcccattgtgctaccagGCCCCCATTGTGCTACCAggccgcccattgtgctaccgtgccgcccattgtgctaccaggcccccattgtgctaccgtgccgcccataataggTTCAGAGTTATCGACGGAAAACGGGAACATGATGTTAAAACTGCAAGCAGAACAGTGATCATTTTATTGAATGCCTGAGGGCCGAGTGTCCTATCCCTGCTGTAATTTCTTTTGATCGCTTACGATCTCACGAAGTTCCTCAATGAACTCTTTGCCCGAGTATTAGAAGCGGCAAATTCCTTTCTTCCAATTATAAAGCCCGCATTCCATACCAATACGTCCGCACGGTCACAAGTGGGATAGAACAGAATAAATTATATTTTGGGATCTTATTTATTGCTGTGGCTTGATAACGTCGACATATAAACAGTGCACCCCTCCGGGTATGAGCACGAATTATTTGTTTGCCAGAAGAAGCAGCAACCGAAACTAATTTTATTTTAGGGCTTTGACATATAAATACCATGTTAGTATTATTAAACCAAACTATCCACAAGGGAGAGCGTGCATGTTAAACATATAGGATGCGACTATGGATTGCCAATATTTGGACCAGGAAGGAAATTGAAAGGGAAGCACATGGAGTTTATCCAAACTGACTTTCCGAAAAATTAGAAAATCTCGTGAATTCCCCCGGTGGTGTGAGGTGAAAGAGCGAtgttctctacccccccccccccccccccaccctgcgtcAGACACGATCGATCGTCTCGAGGGGTGTTTTTTTGGTCAATTTGTAAACGCAATCCCCTCCGATTTGATGAAGCGTCTCGCTATCGAAATGCTTTGGTAAGAGCTCATTGTGGAAATCATAGGCCCCCATTCTGGCGTTCAGGTTTGAACACAAGTAGATGGTCGTTTTTTCGCTGCAGAAATACAGCAGTGTTTGTAAAAGGTCTGGAAACTGCGATGGGCTGTAAACAAGATCCGAGCCCAGAATGAAATCAAAGTCGGTTGGATATTTGTCCTGGTCAGTACCCCAAGCAAGGGCACTGATTTTCGAACGGGCCCTGGACTCGGCTGGGACGTTAGCATCGACGTTGTGTTCTATTTGACTTAAAATTCTGGGTCTGTCCGTCATGGTGACATCTCCGCCTGGCAAAAAGAATCAAATAACAGTTACGCTGCGATTGTGCAAAACACGAGTTGTAACATGCACTGTGGTTACCGGAAGAGGAATGACAATATCATTCTCGAGAGACCAGTTAACTCTCGTTGCCATTCGGCACGGAGTAACGTCGAGCCGAATAACTAGACAGAGGCCGTCCATCAGGTTATTGAACGCATGTCTTTGTCGAGGACCATGTCAGTTGACATCACCCACTCGTTCCTGCTGAATGTGCATTGGCTGCAATGTAGGAATCAGAGAAGATCTGGTGAAAGTAGATCTTTCCTAAACCACATTCCAGTATTAAAAGAAGATTGAGAGGGAACAGCAATCTTTAGCTAACCGCCCCCGCCTGGTCCTTCCGACGCAGGGGCAGTGTTGCGAAAAGAAATATTTTGCTTCCTTTCGTCTAACTTTTTCGTTGGGACTGGTGCGAGAACTTTACACACTGCAGTATAATAGTACACTTTCAACGATTTTTCATTTGTGGCCGACTCAAAACGATTGACCCTGGAGCAGCACAAAAAGGCATCTTCTTCTGTGCTTGGACaggggagaagtgtgtgtgtgtgtgtaggagggggggggggttaataatagtatttattgtcacaagtaggcatacattaacactgtaatgaagttagtgtgaaaaaaccatagtcgccacattccggcggctgttcgggtgcacagagggagaattcagaatgtccaaattacctaacagcacatctttggattgtgggaggaaacccacgcagacatggtgcatGGATAACAGTTGCCCAACTTTTAAGCTGAGGTTTGCCGAATCGAACTGCTTTAATAAAGTTAACTTAATACAATGAACAGAAAAGGAACCAAACCGCGTCTGTGTGCATTCTTGATAACATCATTTAATTGATGGAGCCTTAAAAAAAAGGAAATACTTAAGTATGAATGAACATTGCGGGGAAAGTCATTAAAATAATTGAATCAATTTATCAAAATATTCTGAATTAGGGACCATGTGGCCAGTATGAAAATTTGACCATTTTCCAGTGGCCCAGTTTTTAGGTACATCTAGGAGCGAACAGCAACTTCTGATTCTATTCAATCGACAGGTTCCAGACTTGAATATTTTATctaataaataaaagcaaaataaggtggaatctggaataaaaacagaagatgccaGATAAAGTCAGGCAGGTCTggcaggctgtggggagagaatgAGAGTTCACATTTTAAGGCACATGACCCATCGATATAACTCAAGATGGATAGAAATGTACTTAATTATACATTTGGAGAAGGAGTGGGGCAGAATGGTAGGTCAGAAAAATGTCGGAGTGAAGGAACGATTGACACTGCGATCTGCCCCATACTGTCCAGTTTTGCttccactgagcactgacctttgttctcctattaacacagtaagatgtcttacatcaccaggttaaagtccaactggtttgtttggaatcactagttttcagagcatagctccttcatcactcacctgataaaggagctgcgctccgaaagctagtgattccaaacaaaccttttggactttaacctggtgttgtaagacttcttactgtgtccaccccagtccaaagtcGGTATATCCAGATCCCTCCTATTAACACGTTCAGCTTTCTTACCTATGCCATCATTAGCTCTACTTCAGTCCTtaatgccaccattaacacccTCTTCGTTTTCTGTCCATGTCATATTTCTCAATCCCTCCTTAGCTCCTACTTATCACTGACTTTCCATTCACCCCTAACTCTATAATTCATCACATTTTTATCCCTCTTCAGGTCAGTATAAGGGCCATAtgaacttgaaacgttaactctgtttcactctccacagatgctcccagacctgtGGGTTTATCCATCATTTTATGTTGTTCCCCTTGATCTAATGTCATGTTTAGTCACCAGCAGTCAGCTGGACTCTTCTATAGGAGCTTGGATCTAAAATGGATTCACGTAGGTTAAATAAATAAACCTGCATCATTCTGCTATGAATACTTCCTGggaattatttaaaaaataatttacctTATTATGTGGCAACAGGAGAAACACTTACTTTTCGATCTGACCAGTGCCTATTTTGATGCTGCTGCAGAGTATCACTGAGTTTCACATATTCCCCAAAAAACAGGTAGTTGTAATTTCTGAAAACATTGACTTGCTGCATGGGAGGCCGATTTTGGTCTGTTATCTTTCCTGATTGACCATTGTTTATGTAAGTGTTGTCATCCTTTACTAGTGTGGAATTGGTATAGCCAGATAGCATCAGAAATTACAAAGAGGAACGAATTTACTGTGCCTATCCCAAGTGCACTGTGTCAATTTTAACTTCCGTATGATCGCTGACAATTAGTTGGGCCTCTGTTCAGGGAAAAAGTAGAGAGACCCCAAACTATACCGGTGAGGGGTAGGGGTGTAGAGAAATTGAACCTACATggtgcacggcggcgcagtggtgagcactgctacctcatggctgcGAGGGCCTAGGTTCCATCCTGGACCTGGGTCGCTATGCGTGTTGTGGTattgcacattctcactatgtttgcgtgggtctcacccccacaaatcgaAGGTAATCAGGGTATGTGGAtcggctacgctaaattgtcccttaattgaaaaaaataatttaaaataaagaaCATACAGGGTGAAAAATAGATAATTATGGTGTTAGCGGGGCAGTCCTGTTAGTGAAgctttgaaatgaaaattgcttattgtcacaagtaagcttcaatgaagttactgtgaaaagcctcgagtcgccacattccggcacctgttcggggaggctgttacggtaattgaaccgtgctgctggcctgccttggtctgctttcaaagccagcgatttagccctgtgataaacagcCCCAGCTTTGGGCTGAGatggagacaatgggcgggattctccattgcccaatgccaaaatggggaacggcgattgggcggagaataactccggatgccgaaatcgtggcagatGCCAGTTTGACTCTGGGTCGGGATGCtcagccccctccaaatcggcgtcattgaGACACGCGCAGTCACAACCCTGTTTGTATATCATTATTGTGCCACCcgggatgctccgcctccgatgggcgaaATTCCTGACGGCGCGGTCAATACGTGGTCTCAGGGCTCATGAGCCTAGCGtggtggctgtggagagagagtaGGTGTGCGGatagtgtccagcaccaccacagtccgcCGAGAGCCATGTTgctgtctgggtgggtggggggggggttctgcttcTGGGCTGGGAAGAGCAGTGCGTGGTGACCAGTAGGTGGGCTGTGTGGTCGCGGTCGATGGGTACGCGGTCCATCACAACCGACATCAACTTTCCTGGCACGATCGGTGCGTGTGGGGGGTGTAAATGTAcgcatggctgcagcttgtcacacCTGCATGGACCGGCCATTGGCCCACCATTTTGCATGCATTCTGCGGGTGTTTCATGTGGCACAGGTGCTACCCCCTCAACGATAGCCGAATCGGTGTGGATGTGATGCTGATTTTTCCATCAtgaaacaccacagatcctccTTTGGCACCAGCACATAGacacaggaatggagaatccagcccaatatgtatgTGGTTGGTGGACAATGAGTGGGACTGTTAGACAGAAGATCACCAGAGcagatgaggtcagtgacagtcttTGGAATTTATGGTTTGATATTCAGCAGCATGGTCAAGGTTAAGGTAAGAGAtgttggagggagggggatggtggtttTGGTGTTCAGCCTTTGTGAGAAATTAATCAGTACATAAAACAGCAAGTTTAATGAAGATGGTAGCATTGGAGGCTGTGGAAGGAAGGTCTCCAGAATAGATTTTTGTCAGCGACAATCTTGAAAATGATGGTTGGTTGATGATTGGTGAGATCATGGCTCAGGGAAAGGTAGGGCACGAGTCCGAAAGAACGGCCTACAAATTCAGAGGGAGATAGGTTCGAGTGAGAGCAAGGGGCATTTCAACTGAGGCGACCACTGTCATGTCAATCCTCATCTGTGAAAATATCTAGAATGTGTAAGCAGGCAAAGAGGGTAGAAGGAGAATTCTGAAAACAAGAGAAATGATCTGCTACACAGGAGAAGGCACCTGTTCGAATAAGCAGTGCTTACACAGGAGAGGCTATACCTTTTTATTATAAGAATAAATACTTAATGGTGAGGCCAGTGAAGCACAACAATTGGGGTTACTGTTATAAACAGAACTAGAGTGAGAAACATTACAAATAGTAATTATAGAGAGATTCCTTACGAATACTAACTACAGAAACAATCACATGATGGATATTATTTATTATAGAAGTAGCAATAACCAATAGTAAATTGTTAAGCACAAGCAAAGGTAATTAGATGTATGAAATATGGGCTGTTGCTTTTGCTGACTTGCACGTGGCACAATGATTATAGTGGTTTGCAGCATGAATTGTTACTGGAGGCATAAGTACTACGAATATTAATTACAGCTGGTGACAACTAAATAGTAACTATTGTGGCAAACATCATATATACAGCCTAGAATGGCATCCGGCAGCAGAAATCAGAATGCTTACCACAAAGACCAATAAGCAAATAGCTAAGCACCATGAATTGTACAATGTGGTCAGTACAATGGTTTAAAATTATTGTAATGTGTAATTTAACGAGTAATCAGACGACTTTTGCGTAGATGCAGTTTATATAATGACAGTTGGTTAGGAACTAAGCATAATAATCAACATAATAGGTCATGTGCACTGTGTATGGCTTGACGAAAGGAAGTACTATGAATGGCAAACATAGGAATAGACACTAAGCAAAGGGAGGGTATGAAAAGGGTGGAACCTAAAATAAAATTGTATCCAGAAGTCCTCTCTTGGCAAATTTATAGTAGGATTGTGGTAAaagaggatgggaggagggggaggggggggggtggttgggggggcgaCTGGGCACCCACAACGGGATTTATGCATGGAGGCAGGGAACATGAGACATTAAATTAATTCCTTCATCTGTCTTTAGCGAGGAAGAAAATGCTACATAAATCACAAGGAAATAGCAGATAGTCCAGACAGCTAGAatgcatacagtacagaaggaaaccatttggcccatcgactcttcaCCAatcttctgaaagagtaccctacctcggtccatttcccttccctacccccgtaaccccacctaatctgcccatctttggaccgtgggaggaaactagagcacccagaggaaacacgctggtatggggagaaagtgcaaaccccacacagacagtcacccaaggccagaattgaaattGGGCCTCTGgcgcggaggcagcagtgctaaccactgtgccaccaaacacCACTTGAAGGGCTAAAAATGAACAAGGAGGCTGTCTTGGATAGGTTGTCCGTACTTACGTTTAATAAGCCATCAGGATCAGGTGAAATTCATCCAGGGATATGGAAGAAAGTAAAAATGGAAATTGGAGAATAACTGATTATAATTATCCATTCTCCCATAGACTCAGTATAGTTCCAGAAGACTGGTGAATTGCAAATGGTACAACATTCTATTCCTAGATTGCTGACTTTGCTCCAAAAGGGCataaagataagcccagcaactgcAGGTTAGTCAGTTGAACATATctgg
This genomic window from Scyliorhinus torazame isolate Kashiwa2021f chromosome 2, sScyTor2.1, whole genome shotgun sequence contains:
- the LOC140398202 gene encoding EEF1A lysine methyltransferase 3-like, producing MSSIENKDRTLEEQKHEFCGHSLNITMFKGAALGVSAYIWGPGLVLCQYFQDEKFDFTGKKVLELGSGTGIVGILTVLLGGDVTMTDRPRILSQIEHNVDANVPAESRARSKISALAWGTDQDKYPTDFDFILGSDLVYSPSQFPDLLQTLLYFCSEKTTIYLCSNLNARMGAYDFHNELLPKHFDSETLHQIGGDCVYKLTKKTPLETIDRV